The Bradyrhizobium sp. WBAH42 genome includes a window with the following:
- a CDS encoding AraC family transcriptional regulator, with amino-acid sequence MSRALAVFHGRFGRATVYQLNRPFNIHAHREGHLIFHVGGMPACIDVSDGHYDLTETSVVAVNPWEPHNFLPTDLDGGAIFFVLYVNAEWFAPDASGSDRLRFGRTQFRRTPALDKHIRRTAALVCGAPSLSSLDSELRRLIDICYDESWQQAEIARDPRAGGVTDFRVRKCIKMMSESPGAEIELDTIARESGLSRPHFYRLFRVQTGVTPNLYLNTLIMEQALEALVASETPIADIGFDLGFSSQSGFTRFFAANVGMAPTDYRRAAKVLRA; translated from the coding sequence ATGAGCCGTGCGCTCGCCGTCTTCCATGGCCGCTTCGGCCGGGCGACGGTTTATCAATTGAACCGCCCTTTCAATATCCACGCCCATCGCGAAGGTCATCTGATCTTCCATGTCGGCGGCATGCCCGCATGCATCGATGTCTCCGACGGGCATTACGATCTCACCGAGACGTCGGTCGTCGCCGTCAATCCTTGGGAACCGCACAACTTCCTGCCAACCGATCTCGACGGCGGCGCCATCTTCTTCGTGCTCTACGTCAACGCCGAATGGTTTGCGCCGGATGCCTCCGGCTCCGACCGGTTGCGCTTCGGCCGCACCCAGTTCAGGCGCACGCCCGCGCTCGACAAGCACATCAGGCGGACCGCTGCGCTCGTGTGCGGCGCACCATCGCTCTCCAGCCTGGATTCCGAGCTGAGGCGGCTGATCGACATCTGCTACGACGAAAGCTGGCAGCAGGCCGAGATCGCGCGCGATCCGCGCGCAGGCGGCGTCACCGACTTTCGCGTGCGCAAGTGCATCAAGATGATGTCGGAGAGTCCAGGCGCCGAAATCGAGCTCGACACCATTGCGCGCGAATCCGGCCTGTCGCGGCCGCATTTCTACCGGCTGTTCCGCGTGCAGACCGGCGTCACGCCGAACCTCTATCTCAACACGCTGATCATGGAACAGGCGCTCGAAGCGCTGGTGGCGAGCGAGACGCCGATCGCCGACATCGGCTTCGACCTCGGCTTCTCCTCGCAGAGCGGTTTCACGCGTTTCTTCGCTGCCAATGTCGGGATGGCCCCGACCGATTATCGTCGCGCCGCCAAGGTTTTGCGCGCCTGA